The Strix uralensis isolate ZFMK-TIS-50842 chromosome 23, bStrUra1, whole genome shotgun sequence genome has a segment encoding these proteins:
- the MXRA8 gene encoding matrix remodeling-associated protein 8 isoform X1 — protein MEQLAKLLLWQILLQQSSVYLYSVPADASNPDSVVVSVLNISAALGSQAVLPCKSYRMVWTQDRLNDRQRVVHWDVYSNYYGDNKMERLCDMYSAGDQRVYSSYNQGRIFMPQNAFTDGNFSLVIKDVAESDEGTYSCNLHHHYCHLYETVKIQLAITKTAEDANQYWDGEKPVIVALEGSTVMLPCVNRNHIWTERHSEEEQQVVHWDRQPPGVPHDRADRLIDLYASGERRSYGPLFIRQKMNITDTAFALGDFSLRISELESADEGTYSCHLHHHYCGLHERRIYQVFVTEPVREKKVVNLTTHNIAPAADPNVVRGHNVINVIIPESRVHFFQQLGYILATLLLFIVLLIIVVLVTRKHRQRGYEYNVKKYGEKDVNLKEFTVDTTDLTQYRSEDIRLDYKNNILKEKAEQARSFPAKNIDLDKDFRKEYCK, from the exons ATGGAGCAACTAGCAAAACTCCTTCTGTGGCAGATTTTGCTTCAGCAAA gTTCTGTTTATTTATATTCAG TCCCAGCTGATGCCTCAAACCCAGACAGCGTCGTAGTGTCGGTGTTAAATATCAGTGCTGCACTGGGGTCACAGGCTGTTCTGCCCTGCAAGAGCTACCGCATGGTGTGGACCCAGGATCGTCTGAACGACCGCCAGCGTGTGGTGCACTGGGATGTGTACAGCAACTACTATGGAGATAACAAGATGGAGAGGCTCTGTGACATGTACTCAGCCGGGGATCAGCGTGTGTACAGCTCCTACAACCAAGGGAGGATATTCATGCCCCAGAATGCGTTTACAGATGGCAACTTCTCCTTGGTGATCAAAG ATGTTGCAGAGAGTGATGAAGGCACATATTCTTGTAATCTTCACCATCACTACTGCCACTTATATGAAACTGTGAAAATCCAACTAGCTATCACCAAGACAG CTGAGGATGCAAACCAGTACTGGGATGGGGAAAAGCCTGTGATTGTTGCCCTAGAAGGCAGCACAGTGATGCTCCCCTGTGTGAACCGTAACCACATCTGGACCGAACGGCACAGCGAAGAGGAACAACAAGTGGTCCACTGGGACAGGCAGCCCCCGGGGGTTCCCCATGACCGGGCTGACCGCCTCATTGATCTGTACGCCTCCGGGGAGCGCCGCTCGTACGGACCTCTCTTCATCCGTCAGAAGATGAACATCACTGACACAGCCTTCGCCCTGGGTGACTTTTCCCTGCGGATTTCAGAGCTGGAAAGTGCAGATGAAGGCACTTACTCCTGCCACCTGCACCATCACTACTGTGGCCTGCATGAGCGCAGGATCTACCAAGTCTTTGTGACGGAGCCAGTGAGAGAGAAGAAGGTGGTGAACCTCACAACCCACAACATTGCCCCAGCTGCAG ATCCAAATGTTGTCAGAGGCCACAATGTAATAAATGTCATCATCCCTGAGAGCCGGGTGCACTTCTTCCAGCAGCTGGGCTACATCCTGGCAACTCTGCTGCTCTTCATTGTGCTCCTCATCATTGTTGTTCTCGTCACCCGCAAGCACCGGCAGAGAG GTTATGAATACAATGTGAAGAAATACGGAGA GAAGGATGTAAATCTTAAAGAATTTACGGTCGACACAACAGATCTGACTCAATACAGAAGTGAAGACATCAGACTGG ATTACAAAAACAACATCCTGAAGGAGAAGGCTGAGCAAGCCAGAAGTTTCCCAGCAAAGAACATTGATTTAGACAAAG ATTTCAGGAAGGAATATTGTAAATGA
- the MXRA8 gene encoding matrix remodeling-associated protein 8 isoform X2 yields MVWTQDRLNDRQRVVHWDVYSNYYGDNKMERLCDMYSAGDQRVYSSYNQGRIFMPQNAFTDGNFSLVIKDVAESDEGTYSCNLHHHYCHLYETVKIQLAITKTAEDANQYWDGEKPVIVALEGSTVMLPCVNRNHIWTERHSEEEQQVVHWDRQPPGVPHDRADRLIDLYASGERRSYGPLFIRQKMNITDTAFALGDFSLRISELESADEGTYSCHLHHHYCGLHERRIYQVFVTEPVREKKVVNLTTHNIAPAADPNVVRGHNVINVIIPESRVHFFQQLGYILATLLLFIVLLIIVVLVTRKHRQRGYEYNVKKYGEKDVNLKEFTVDTTDLTQYRSEDIRLDYKNNILKEKAEQARSFPAKNIDLDKDFRKEYCK; encoded by the exons ATGGTGTGGACCCAGGATCGTCTGAACGACCGCCAGCGTGTGGTGCACTGGGATGTGTACAGCAACTACTATGGAGATAACAAGATGGAGAGGCTCTGTGACATGTACTCAGCCGGGGATCAGCGTGTGTACAGCTCCTACAACCAAGGGAGGATATTCATGCCCCAGAATGCGTTTACAGATGGCAACTTCTCCTTGGTGATCAAAG ATGTTGCAGAGAGTGATGAAGGCACATATTCTTGTAATCTTCACCATCACTACTGCCACTTATATGAAACTGTGAAAATCCAACTAGCTATCACCAAGACAG CTGAGGATGCAAACCAGTACTGGGATGGGGAAAAGCCTGTGATTGTTGCCCTAGAAGGCAGCACAGTGATGCTCCCCTGTGTGAACCGTAACCACATCTGGACCGAACGGCACAGCGAAGAGGAACAACAAGTGGTCCACTGGGACAGGCAGCCCCCGGGGGTTCCCCATGACCGGGCTGACCGCCTCATTGATCTGTACGCCTCCGGGGAGCGCCGCTCGTACGGACCTCTCTTCATCCGTCAGAAGATGAACATCACTGACACAGCCTTCGCCCTGGGTGACTTTTCCCTGCGGATTTCAGAGCTGGAAAGTGCAGATGAAGGCACTTACTCCTGCCACCTGCACCATCACTACTGTGGCCTGCATGAGCGCAGGATCTACCAAGTCTTTGTGACGGAGCCAGTGAGAGAGAAGAAGGTGGTGAACCTCACAACCCACAACATTGCCCCAGCTGCAG ATCCAAATGTTGTCAGAGGCCACAATGTAATAAATGTCATCATCCCTGAGAGCCGGGTGCACTTCTTCCAGCAGCTGGGCTACATCCTGGCAACTCTGCTGCTCTTCATTGTGCTCCTCATCATTGTTGTTCTCGTCACCCGCAAGCACCGGCAGAGAG GTTATGAATACAATGTGAAGAAATACGGAGA GAAGGATGTAAATCTTAAAGAATTTACGGTCGACACAACAGATCTGACTCAATACAGAAGTGAAGACATCAGACTGG ATTACAAAAACAACATCCTGAAGGAGAAGGCTGAGCAAGCCAGAAGTTTCCCAGCAAAGAACATTGATTTAGACAAAG ATTTCAGGAAGGAATATTGTAAATGA